In Zingiber officinale cultivar Zhangliang chromosome 3A, Zo_v1.1, whole genome shotgun sequence, the DNA window TTAATCGAATGggattaaaatatattaaaaattatattaatttaacgatattaaaatataaatatttttataaaaaaataatttaatttatttattatcaaaataaaaatattaattattaaataaggcaagtttttaatattttctaatttaaaaattttcgatCTCTTTCATGAACTTTAAATtattaaatgataaaaattaaaattttaatttattataaatgtgttaatttaaaaatagtaatacccccatctttttgaccatttttaattttctttcctttataGTAGACGTGTAAATATTcaatattctttattttaaaagattttcacattctttcttttattaattaatataaaatttctcttcaattatgttttttaaattatttaatatatttcttttatttatattaattgatccggcggtaaaaatccggaaccccataaggagtcaacgctgaggggaggtcaaagggtccagtggctcgccggaaaagggcgagccgaccggactcagaagaaagggaaatctgatagtaaaaggcaccctggtagggaccaggggtccgacgctcaaataaagcagtgcgtaataaccgagcggaaggaggtgccgcccggacggcgcaaagaatcaaggccgtccggacgacgtccatcgcccgctcggcgggccaggtaccccagtcagacggtgggtaaaagacggggacatcttctgacagccgtcaagtcgtatggatgtgccatacttctagtctgacaacgggtggtcctgccgtcccatcaaagaacatgctcggactgtggcagcatggtgtcaggtaagctctctgacaagtgcataccgtggtatgggttgctgacacgtacgcacctcggtgggcgtgcatcagttccttctccgtcttatataaagaggctattacttcgccgaaggtacgcaaaatacgaatttggcagccactttctccaccacttacctgacttgagcgtcggaggaccgtcgccgggacacccctcccggctcggttttgttgcaggttcgccggagcacttgaggatccagcagagagcgccgcgtgcccagcgtccactgactcttgattcaggcatactagtgtggcaggaaggaaaccaaagtcctgcgctgttcaggatgatagagggaggttattgcttggagcgaaggcctgagccggtcggccaggtatatggttttccgagccaagtgctcgacaacgaaggccccgaaccgctcggccggaggtatacggatcaaattggcgccaaacgctctaaaaacggaagccccgtaccattcggacggatataaattatccgagccaaaatgctcgaagcagaccctgagccgttcggccaggagtacgttcttgggtaaaaggggcatatggattatccgagccaagcacccgaATAGTGAAAGCCTCCCTGCCGATCAGGTTCGcaagcgaatgacccgtgctgttcggccgggcataaatattgttcaagcgcgggatatgaaggtcaaggtcgcttgacctggtaaggagtcaGCCTCGAaggtcgtctagcccagacgttaaaccgtagagacgagccggcgtctataaaccctccgagcggaagaccgacgagcaccgtcgttaaagatcgagagccgcgccgatcggctataaatatccgcaccgacgagcatcgtcgttaaagatcgagagccgcgccgatcggctataaatatccgcgctgacgagcaccgtcgttaaagatcgagagccgcgccgatcggctataaatatccgcgccgtctagcccagacgttaaaccgtagagacgagccggcgtctataaaccctccgagcggaagaccgacgagcaccgtcgttaaagatcgagagccgcgccgatcggctataaatatccgcgccgtctagcccagacgttaaaccgtagagacgagccggcgtctataaaccctccgagcggaagaccgacgagcaccgtcgttaaagatcgagagccgcgccgatcggctataaatatccgcgccgacgagcaccgtcgttaaagatcgagagccgcgccgatcggctataaatatccgcgccgtctagcccagacattaaaccgtagagacgagccggcgtctataaaccctccgagcggaagaccgacgagcaccgtcgttaaagatcgagagccgcgccgatcggctataaatatctgcgccgtctagcccagacgttaaaccgtagagacgagccggcgtctataaaccctccgagcggaagaccgacgagcaccatcgttaaagatcgagagtcgcgccgatcggctataaataaccgcaccATCGACCACCGacgataaatatcaagagacgagcaaaggatggttaatcggaattaaagaggcaaacaagtttgcgcgctGAGCGGCTGATCAAGCGCGTAATGAGACATTAAAGATAATTCGCTTGTCTGGCATAGCGAGGTGCCGAGCGGAATGgttataaagaatacttagtAAGTTCTTGCCACAATAAAAGGTGAAAGGAACAGAAGATCATCTACTACGCAAGctaaaaaagtcattacagagatagtccgggccgaacggctggaatacaaaaaagtttataaaaacgctcctcagacatcaaaatcaaagagagcgtcggggatggtgtccatcacgctcgctataTCTTCGGGGGGGATGGTCAACTCGGCAGACAGGTGACCTTTGTTCTTCAGAtatcccaccgccgccttgatcgcctcctcgaacgtgagggatatcttgtcagtgaacttctctccgaagtcctccgaacaaaggaacgctttcctcacctcgtcagagcgggccgactccccctcctggtattccttgagcgcggcatgggcgGCATCGCTGGTGGCTTGGAGCGCGGCCAAATCTCCGTCGAATCGGCCCTCCTTCTCGGCGGCCAACAGggcgtccaagtctttgatgcgttgttccaaccccctgatctccaccttcatacggtccatatcattgatggcctgttgcttccgagtggtcgccgttttgagctccttctctcgttgcttgatcatcgtttcgagccgaacgactttgctcgccaaatcgttagcccttttccgttcggcgtCCAGCGATTTTTTGGCCTGCGCCAGAGCGGCAGCCGACTGCCCGTTACCCCCAAcggttttttgttttttcaactcgtcctccagctcggccaatcgattgctaatagcgatctgctccacccagttctaccaaCAAATGTCCACAGGTCAGAAACCTAATTCGAATatgcaaataaagaaaaggagagcataccccggtggcctgttgaaggttgctatcgccgagctgcccgggagtcatcgtggctatgcgacgccgagcatctatccaagcttgggcaagagggcccgtcagagtaatctgctgctcggggaccactggccgatcagcagcagccatgtacgcctctgaggggaggcgcagaacggtctttatcaagttttggccgctcggctcgctctgagaagcagcgaccttatcggacggcccaccggcagaagaggagggaagctcacccatacgcctgatacggcgcaaagttctggaagggctggacggcggcacctccgagctggccctcggagagcccTGAGGAGTTGGGGTACTCTCGAGCGAAACCGTCCCGGATAGCACCGGTGCGCCCGCGCTCCGCTCGGGCAGTGGCTCATCAAGGTTAGCGCTCCGCTCGGGCAGTGGCTCATCAAGGTTAGAGGCAGGGGCAGAGGCAGGGGCAGATTCTGGTcttcggcgcttccgagtgcgtagcggcacatcatcggccgaacggccccctACCTCAGCCTCGGGAGGAGGTTCCAGGTCACCCGCGGCCTCATTGTGAAAGGCAGGGACatctgaggcttcggggacagttggtgcCCCCTCACTTTCTCCACCGGTCGGATCGGAtggagcaaggccccgctcggcggcctccttgttcgtcacctcctcaatctgagcagctttcagtttgagcttctcggtagccttggcacgccacatgacttccgctgtagaaacaaaaaataaatcagttagaacaaaacaaatgagaagacaaggaaacttactcatgttgtagggcagatcggcggggatagaagacaagccgaatatatgcattactcccggaaggagcatctcgtcaatatgatagcgctgaccgactagccgctcggctgcatggagatagtccgcgtcacctctaaacttgccgagctccgattgcgcgggcatagccgtctgccacttggtgcggaaagtcgaccgctcgggaaaacgtatatagaaaaaatgctccttccaatgtttgttggagctcggcatatgatcaaaaagcacgaagcctatcctagactggaaaacaaaggtaccccactcggcttgcttgggatagtaaaagtagtggaatatttttgggtccaaggggatgttgttcagcttaaacaaaactattactccgctcagcagcctaatagagttgggaactacctggccgagcggaatgcggaaatagttacagacttctaagaaaaatttgtgaggtggaaaacgcagtccggccagaaattggtctcggaagaaaagcactgtgcctaacggcggttcatgaggccgagcggctggtgtggctaacactatttggtggtcggttggcaggtcataagtccggacgaggcgcaaggcgtcttcctcatcaaaacggctctccatggtcgtgtaccacagACCTGGAGCGCCGCCAGTCGACtgtgaagtgctagtcatggtcaaggGACGAGAATATAGGATGCCGAGGGAAGGGGTGAGCAAAGAATGGAGCAGAAGCCGATTGAAGGAAACAggtaacaaaaagaagaaagcgctGGGAACAAGAGAGAAGGCCTtacaaacaaagaagatgatcgacGAAGGGCCGAGGTTTGCCGAAGAGTTGAAGGGCGAGAATGCCGGAGGAGAATGAAGCAGCGAGGCGGCGGCGGAAGCGGAGCCGCAGGCTTTATATTGCCGCCCggaagcaacctccaccgtccgatctaggtcgtcaatatcgaggttgtcatcggatcgtccgtttcaaacggcggctgtcccatcggaagtgacgtaaccgccatactctgacaaatgcacggtcgccacgtgtttgccggttactagccgcatttaatgagctccccttaccgtgcacagagcacgtgatgggtagtgtgggagaacaacggacatcgattcctagaaaatacaaggcatggacaaagtgtcgccggacagacagatatcgccgcacggaggagcatctttatgcctggccgagcggcctaaggcaatgatcattgttcgacagatcggcagtccagtcagtcggactttgcctccttcgactagactcgagaggaaggcaagtgatccggcggtaaaaatccagaaccccataaggagtcaacgctgaggggaggtcaaagggtccagtggctcgccggaaaagggcgagccgaccggactcagaagaaagggaaatctggtagtaaaaggcaccctggtagggaccaggggtccgacgctcaaataaagcagtgcgtaataaccgagcggaaggaggtgccgcccggacgacgcaaagaatcaaggccgtccggatgacgttcatcgcccgctcggcgggccaggtaccccagtcagacggtgggtaaaagacggggacatcttctgacagccgtcaagtcgtatggttgtgccatacttctagtctgacaacgggtggtcctgccgtcccatcaaagaacatgctcggactgtggcagcatggtgtcaggtaagctctctgacaagtgcataccgtggtatgggttgctgacacgtacgcacctcggtgggcgtgcatcagttccttctccgtcttatataaagaggctattacttcgccgaaggtacgcagaatacgaatttggcagccactttctccaccacttacctgacttgagcgtcggaggaccgtcgccgggacacccctcccggctcggttttgttgcaggttcgccggagcacttgaggatccagcagagagcgccgcgtgcccagcgtccactgactcttgattcggacaggatcattaatAATTGATATGCTACAATTCTGAAGCTCCTAATGGATAGCCCGGATTCTTAGATCATTTTTTGCGATTCAAGTGATGGTTTCTCGATGTGGATTGGTGGGGATGAATAATCTCCACCTATTTTATAAATGAGGATCATTCATTTCATCAATCTATATTAAAGGACCATCCTTTAGATCGTAAAAAATGATCCAGAGAATCTATCCTCCCTAATGAAATACTTAGATGTTGGTGGCTAGACGATGGTGGCTAAGCCTCCACACCTTTTTTCTACCAAGTAGAATTTTTGTTCAAAGTCAACGTAGAATTAGATGTTTTGATATATCTCGGCAAGACTCCTTTATTGCTTTAGTGAGATAATTAGAGTAAAAAATAGTCGAAAGATGAGTATACGAGAGTTACTAGTATACCTTATCTATTGATTATCACCCTCTTTTATAGCTTTTCATATAATGGCGTGTTTTATCGCAGTGCTCCATTAATAAGGAGCTTTAACACTCATGATTGTGCGACTCCATCTTCAATCCCGAGCACCGCAAGACTTTGAATATAATTGACTATCGAGCACCATGTGACTCGAACTCCATTTCTCGAATGCCTTATAACTATCTCCGACTACCGTGTGATTCTGACTACATTTCCCGATCACTACCTTACAAGGTCCAAATACACAGTCGACTCGTTTTCCATAATCGTAGATCATTATAGTTATATCAATAATAAATCATTCAAATTATCTTACAGTCAACCACTTTACTTTCTAAGCAATTCTTGGTTGGATTAGACCTTCTTATATAACTAATTGACTAGAAAGACGGAACCTTTTCTAGCTAAACAATCATCAAAACTATTAATTCCTCTTcccttgatatatatatatatatatatatatatatatatatatatatatatatatatatatatatatatatatatatatatatatatatatatatatatataacacatttttctttaaaaaaaaaatcttaaattaaaaagtCAACCATAGGATATCATCAACTTGGAACAGGTGCACTATTTCACTAGTCCAATCCAATAAACTATTTGACTTTTGCATGAACTTTCCAACTGAAACACACATGCATTTCAAAACCTTTTCAAATCTCTTCCTACTCCAAAATCTTTTCAATTGGAGCGGTTCGATCGGTTAAATCTCCTTTAAATACACCCTTCTTCTCCATGCAATCCAATCCAATTCACAGCTCAAACTCAAGAAGTCAACGTCCAGTTCAATGGCTTCTCCTTTTTTCTTCCTGTTCTTCTTGTTGATCTCCGTCTCTTGTTTCTCTGTCTTTCCTTCTTCCTTGGCCGCTGACAGCGCCGCCGCCGGTGCTGCCATTCCATCGGGCACCATTTTGAGGAAGATCAAGCAGCAAATCCTCGCCACCCTGCCTCCTAACTGCCCTCCCAACTCGGCCGTCCCTTTCCTCGCTTCCCCCTCCGGCAAGTTCATCGCCTCCCTCGTCCGCCTCGGCACGGCGCCGGGCGCCGGCGGCCTCGGCAACGACTTCTGCTTCATCCAGGTTCATGACTCTGCCACCGGCGCCGCCGCGTGGGAGTCGTCCTGCCAGCCCGTGAGCAGCGCCAACGCCTGCTCTCTCGTGCTCTGCGACCTCGGCATCGCCGTCTTCGACGGCAGCCGCGACGCGTGGGACACCGGCGCCGACAGCAGCAACAACTTCCCGGCGAGCCTCGAGCTCGTCGACCTCGGCGACATGCGCGTCATCGACAAGGACGGGGAGCTGGTCTGGAAAGCCAGCGACGAGCCACGGGTGAACCAGCGCTGCGGCTTGCCCGGCTCGCCGGGGCTCTCCACCGGCGAACCGCCCTTCGTGGGGCCAATCGGCGGCAGAAGCAATCCCCCCTTCGGCCAGACACAGCCAATCGGCAACAATGTCATCAATAGCGGCAGCGACAACCAGCTTCCAATCACACCGAATCCCAACCCCGATACGACAATTCCCTTGTCGCCGGAGCCGGAGCCGTTAGCCGGAGACGAGGGCCTTGCACCGGCGAAAGTTGGATTTGGGCAGGAGTTGAAGGGGTTGGGAATCGGTGCAGAGCATCAACAGCCGTTGGTGGACAACAGTCCGTACGACAGTGGGAGTTCAAGGAAGGAGGCTTTGCTTGGTTTGCTCTTCGTGGCTTTAGTCCTTCATTTGGCTCTTTGAGCTTTGATTTGCACGCATGACGTTGACGTGGGTGTTGTGATATTGATGAGTAGGTTTGTGAAGATCAATTGTGGTGGTGTGTTTGTGCAAGTAATTAATGTTATACTTGTGTTGGTGGTGGTGTATTTCAATATAATATTGTGATTAGTATTTGATTAACTTGAATGTAATGTTATACTCTTCGTTAGTGTATTTCAAAGTGTCTCAATCATAATTTTATGGATCATGTTGGCAAAAATTAAGTTGACAATATCTTATGTATTAATCATTAGACCAGACCATCCGAAGGAGACAATTTATGGGATCATGATTTCACATGGTATCGATTACCCTTCTATATTGTTGTTCTATGTCCATTTTGCCTTGGATCTTCTccatctttattattattttttcgagaaaaatatgaaattttgtcaagagaaataaattttttattagtcgAGAAAGGAGTAATGCTCAAAGACAGCGAGAGTTCCATAATTTCACAACATTCCCAGAatattatttttctctttaatatttttttggaaAAGGTATCTCTTCCTGTTTACACGTGTCGGTTCAATGATGACCGGCCTCGCCTTCGTATCTTTCTTCTCCATTGGGGTGCATACAGCACACTTCCGCATTCCTATTAtcctttctcctcctcctcttctaatCTCCGCCGCCGGCCCGCCGTCGCCATTTCGTCGCCGTCTCTGATGTTTCCTTCGGCAGAGGAGCTTCAGGTGGAGCTCACGCTCCTCGAGCTCGCCGATCTCATCCTTGAGCGCCGTCGGATTCCGCCGCCTGGCGATTACATCGGCTTCCTCAGATGGAGAGGCGGGAAACCCAGATCGGTTGCTTCTCGTCGCCGCCGCCCTCTTCGGACGCCTTCTCTGCCTCCGCCGCTAGACAGTAAGGAGGGAGATGCAGCAGCCGCCGCCACTGCCGCTTCGAGTAGTCCCAGCACGCCCCTCTCCTTCCAGGAAAGTGGCACCGATGAAGTTAGTGTCCGTCCGGATCCGGAGGCGGAGCACAGGAAGCGGCATCGAGAAGTGAGTTTGCCGCCTCCAAGCGGCGGCGAGGAGGGCGCTCTGCTCACCGAGCCGATGGCGGAGCACGGCAAGCGGCGCCGGAAGGTAAGCTACCTCCTCTCCCTACTTCTTCCCCTTCTCCATTTGGTGTTCTctattaaaattgaaaaaaaagaaGTCAAATATACTGATTAGTCTATGAAAATGATCCAGTTAATCGCGAGAGAGGATCGCAAATCTTTCTCCAACACCTCCTCATCGATCTTTTCCTACCAATCCCACCAGGTGTGCTTCAAAATCGACTCCATCTATATATTTTCTCAATATTTCTTCATTAGAAAATAATTATGTTTCCAGCAGGCGCGGGTTCAGCCCACCGGCGGCGGCCACCGGGAGCAGCAATCTGTGGGCGCTGTCACCGGCCTTCCGGATCTCAACGTGTGCGCAGTGgagaagcagcagcagcagcagcagcagcagcagcaagatCCGGTGCGGTGGTGGAAACAGCGACAGCAGCAGCTGTTGGCGTACAGAGCCGCCACGTCACTGGCGAGGAGGAGGCGAGTCCAGATACAGAGAGAGAAGAGGTTCTCCCTTCTTTCCTACAATTCCAAGTAGGAActccttatttttaaaaaaaaaaaaaattaattagcttattttcaagattttaaagttaaaaactcTTTTATATTTCAAATTAACTCATCCAAGAACCAATGTTGATGTTAATTTGGTCGAGTATGAACAATTTGCTCTATGCCTGACTTCCATTTACAACCAAAAACACATCGGACAAAGTTTGAAGCTAGCAATAAAGATCaatcattaaaaatatatatatactatgtGGAAAATAACAGTGTCATGCAATGTCCAAATTCAGTTGATCTAAATAGATGTGGAAAAAGATGACTTACTTTTTAACTTGAAGGCCTATAGGAGTAGCAACACAGACACATGAAAAAGGATTTCTATGTCATAACTCAAAACTTATGTGTTAAGTGATCAGACTACACCAGAAGGAAGCCTTAGCACCAGTTGTCCACCAACAAGACTGCAGCAGAAACGAATGATGAAATGAAATGAGCAGAAATAAAAATCTTCAATAGAaactaaagaaaagaaaacactAGTTACCTTTTTACATAGTAATAACAGAAATCAGCAAGGATGAAAGTTTGAACAATTTCAGCAAGAAGCACCATTGATGGCCACAAGCCATACCCCAGAGCTGTCAACAATCTTCCGCCGGTATCGAGAACCTAGAAAACAATTTGTTGGATTTGagaatattcaaaattaaaactaaagaAATTGCTACACCACAACAAATGAAAGTTAACATTCCAGTTGCCAACACAAGTGAATCAGATTATTTGCTATTTCAATTGTTTAGCTCATTTTGAATCCTTAACTTTTGATTGcggagttttttttttcttttatcttcctAGCTTCCAATTCCTTTTCTCTTTGCTCTGATAACTGATACATTTTCTGTGAAATATTGTCTTTGGCACGACAAGAAATAGCATTCAAATACTTGCACTTTCCTTCTCTTTGAATAAGCTCCTGGTCTCTTCACATTATGTTTTCATTGCGTAGCGGTCTCTTACTAAGTCATTTATCTCATGTTTATAAAAGAGTTCTGAGTTCCTTCAATTTTCTGATTGTTTTTTATTTCCTTCTGAAATCTAATGACTATGTCGAGTCTGCATGTGCTAAGAATGTTTCTCGAAGTAGAACTATGCACCTAAGCAAGTGTTCAGAATTAGGTTTCATGCAAAAAAAATTCATAATGGTCATTGCTAAATTATAATAGACTAATAGGCTGCATACTGCTAGACAGAGAGAAATACTTCT includes these proteins:
- the LOC122050318 gene encoding uncharacterized protein LOC122050318, encoding MASPFFFLFFLLISVSCFSVFPSSLAADSAAAGAAIPSGTILRKIKQQILATLPPNCPPNSAVPFLASPSGKFIASLVRLGTAPGAGGLGNDFCFIQVHDSATGAAAWESSCQPVSSANACSLVLCDLGIAVFDGSRDAWDTGADSSNNFPASLELVDLGDMRVIDKDGELVWKASDEPRVNQRCGLPGSPGLSTGEPPFVGPIGGRSNPPFGQTQPIGNNVINSGSDNQLPITPNPNPDTTIPLSPEPEPLAGDEGLAPAKVGFGQELKGLGIGAEHQQPLVDNSPYDSGSSRKEALLGLLFVALVLHLAL
- the LOC122051660 gene encoding uncharacterized protein LOC122051660 isoform X1, coding for MLKDSESSIISQHSQNIIFLFNIFLEKVSLPVYTCRFNDDRPRLRIFLLHWGAYSTLPHSYYPFSSSSSNLRRRPAVAISSPSLMFPSAEELQVELTLLELADLILERRRIPPPGDYIGFLRWRGGKPRSVASRRRRPLRTPSLPPPLDSKEGDAAAAATAASSSPSTPLSFQESGTDEVSVRPDPEAEHRKRHREVSLPPPSGGEEGALLTEPMAEHGKRRRKLIAREDRKSFSNTSSSIFSYQSHQQARVQPTGGGHREQQSVGAVTGLPDLNVCAVEKQQQQQQQQQQDPVRWWKQRQQQLLAYRAATSLARRRRVQIQREKRFSLLSYNSK
- the LOC122051660 gene encoding uncharacterized protein LOC122051660 isoform X2 — protein: MLKDSESSIISQHSQNIIFLFNIFLEKVSLPVYTCRFNDDRPRLRIFLLHWGAYSTLPHSYYPFSSSSSNLRRRPAVAISSPSLMFPSAEELQVELTLLELADLILERRRIPPPGDYIGFLRWRGGKPRSVASRRRRPLRTPSLPPPLDSKEGDAAAAATAASSSPSTPLSFQESGTDEVSVRPDPEAEHRKRHREVSLPPPSGGEEGALLTEPMAEHGKRRRKLIAREDRKSFSNTSSSIFSYQSHQARVQPTGGGHREQQSVGAVTGLPDLNVCAVEKQQQQQQQQQQDPVRWWKQRQQQLLAYRAATSLARRRRVQIQREKRFSLLSYNSK